The proteins below are encoded in one region of Dehalococcoidales bacterium:
- a CDS encoding ABC transporter ATP-binding protein, whose product MIELEMRGVALGYSKHPVLSDITFKASPGELVGLIGPNGSGKSTIIRALSRLLRPTAGEILVGGKDITVIPRRELACLVGVVPQLPLLPSSFTAFEIVLMGRNPHLKMFQSESRQDWELVQEAMERTGTGELANRYINELSGGEIQSLLIARVLVQQTSAILLDEPTANLDIGRQGEVLDLLKNLCREKSLTVLAALHDLNLAAQYCDRLILIHRGRIHTQGTPEEVITDANIKQVYGAENCVYPHPANGLPAVLLRANRNNAARNGGVSGRGDKRI is encoded by the coding sequence ATGATTGAACTGGAAATGCGCGGGGTGGCGCTGGGATACAGCAAGCACCCGGTATTGAGCGACATCACTTTCAAGGCGTCGCCGGGGGAGCTGGTGGGGCTTATCGGGCCGAACGGCTCGGGGAAGTCCACCATTATCCGGGCTTTGAGTCGATTGCTGCGGCCGACCGCCGGGGAAATCCTGGTGGGAGGGAAAGACATCACCGTGATACCGCGGCGGGAGCTGGCGTGCCTGGTGGGGGTCGTCCCGCAGCTACCGCTTTTACCCAGCAGCTTTACCGCCTTTGAAATCGTGCTGATGGGGCGTAACCCACACCTCAAAATGTTTCAGTCGGAAAGCCGCCAGGACTGGGAGCTGGTGCAGGAAGCCATGGAACGCACCGGCACCGGCGAGCTGGCCAACCGCTACATCAACGAGCTTTCCGGCGGCGAAATCCAGAGCCTGCTGATTGCCCGGGTACTGGTGCAGCAGACCAGCGCCATATTGCTCGACGAGCCCACCGCCAACCTGGATATCGGGCGGCAGGGGGAAGTGCTCGACCTGCTGAAAAACCTCTGCCGGGAGAAGTCGCTCACCGTGCTGGCCGCTTTGCACGACCTCAACCTGGCGGCGCAGTACTGCGACCGGCTCATATTAATACACCGGGGGCGCATCCACACGCAGGGGACGCCGGAGGAGGTCATCACGGACGCCAATATCAAGCAGGTGTACGGAGCGGAGAACTGCGTTTACCCCCACCCGGCCAACGGCCTGCCCGCCGTACTGCTGCGCGCCAACCGCAACAACGCGGCGCGCAACGGCGGGGTTTCAGGGCGGGGGGATAAACGTATATAA